The genome window ccGCCCAGCAccgcagccagcagccagcacggCCCTTGGGCCGAGAGAAACGCTCCAAAACGAACCCTTCTGCCACCCTTTTGCCATCCCTGATTGTCCTCCCCTCCCGTGCACGTGGCTCTCCGCCAACCGGGAGGGACGAGGCGGGGTGACCCCGACGTCCTCGCCGTGCTGTGCGCCCGCACCTCCCTTGTGCTTACACCCAAAGGCACCCGCCCCATCCCGAGCCCCGGCCATCGCCGATGCCCCGAGGATGGGCACCGAGCCCCCACAAATCCCTCCGGCTCCGCTTCCCACGGGAAATCCTGGCACCATCTCACGTCTCCGGCGCTGCGCTTGCGGGCTGGGGGAGCACGCAgggggccggggcgggggcGAGAGGCGCTTAGAAAGGGGGGTGATCCATGTCATCCAGCCAGGAGGCCGGGCTGGTGGGAAAGTCTGGGTACCCGACGCTGCTCCCCGTGGAGATGTCGGAGGTGGGGCCCCCCCCGGCCATGGCGCGCAGCGTCTGACTCACCCCCTgcgcccccagccccacgctgctgTCCATGGCATAGTCCAACCCGTTGAGCAAGGGCGGGTGGGACGGCAGCGACGAGATGGACGACGGCGACTGGGGGAGCCCGTAGGGGCTGCCGTCCCGCAAGTCCTGGTACGGCTGCCCCGTCCCGTCCATGGCGAAGCCACCATTCAGCAACTGTCCTCCTGCCACGTCGCCAACGCTGCCGTAAACCCGGTTGGTGTGGCCGAGCTCGGAGAGGATCTGGTCGTCTGCTGGGACAAGGAGCGGAGCGCGTGAGGTGTCAGCAGTGCACGGGGAACCCCGCAGACCCCCGCCCCGCACCCCCAACCCCGCTCACCGCGGAAGCTGAGCTCGCTGTCGCTGACCCCGCAGTCCTCGGCCGAgctctccttctccagcttGCCGGCCCCGCGGCTCCGCTTGACGCTCTTGTAGAATTGGCCCCAGCGGTGCCGCCCCGCGTCCTTCTTCAGCCGCTTCTCCTTGGCCCGACGGTTCTGGAACCACACCTGGGGTGGGAATTGGGATGTCAGTGGTGGCCCTGCAGCCTGGCATTCCAGTGCCCTGCATGCCAGCACCTCCCACCCATGCCGTCTGGCTCCCATACAACTCAGCATCCATCACTGCTCCAACCCTGCATCCCCGTGCAATGGGACCCCCACAACCCAGCACCCCAGCTTCCAGGCAGCCATGTAACCAAGCAGCCCTGCAATCCAGAACCAAGTATGCAAGCACCTGTGCAATCCAGCACCCCTGCACCCCATTACCATGGCATGCCAGTagccctgcagcctggcaccCATACAACCCAGCACCCTTGCAAACCAGCATCCCTGCACACCAGAATCCCTGCAACAACTCCACACACCATCACCTAAGCACCTCAGCTCCCAAGCACTGTGCATCTGAGCATCCCTGCAGTCAACGCCCCAGCAGTCCAGCATCCATGCAACCCAGCACCCCTGGCAACACAGCAAACTCCTGTATGCCAGCACCCATGCAATCTGGCACCTCTGCACATCATTACCATGGCATGAGGGCACTGATGCAGCCTACCACCCATACAATCCAACAGTCCTGCAAAccagcacagcaccactgcAACCTTGCATCCCCTCACACCAGGATCCCCACAGTTCTACACCCAATCATGCCAGCACCCCCGCATTCCAGCACCCAAGCACTGTGTGAATGAGCGGCCCTGCAACCCAGCAGGCCAGTATCCATGCAACCCAGTACCCATGCAATTTGGCACCCCTGCACCTCATTACCATGGTATGATAGCACATGTAGCCTACCGACCATGC of Numida meleagris isolate 19003 breed g44 Domestic line chromosome 7, NumMel1.0, whole genome shotgun sequence contains these proteins:
- the LHX4 gene encoding LIM/homeobox protein Lhx4 isoform X3 translates to MQLAERCFARAGSVYCKEDFFKRFGTKCTACQQGIPPTQVVRKAQDFVYHLHCFACIICSRQLATGDEFYLMEDGRLVCKEDYETAKQNDDSEAGAKRPRTTITAKQLETLKNAYKNSPKPARHVREQLSSETGLDMRVVQVWFQNRRAKEKRLKKDAGRHRWGQFYKSVKRSRGAGKLEKESSAEDCGVSDSELSFRADDQILSELGHTNRVYGSVGDVAGGQLLNGGFAMDGTGQPYQDLRDGSPYGLPQSPSSISSLPSHPPLLNGLDYAMDSSVGLGAQGVSQTLRAMAGGGPTSDISTGSSVGYPDFPTSPASWLDDMDHPPF